A portion of the Hoplias malabaricus isolate fHopMal1 chromosome 1, fHopMal1.hap1, whole genome shotgun sequence genome contains these proteins:
- the rnf183 gene encoding E3 ubiquitin-protein ligase RNF183 has protein sequence MTDNSERSGERAQNLKSNVKPQYDQNAKNQQLTQEKQEKNHKPLRRSRSSDSERRGRRRERGGKRERGRSEEGRHRHRNSNGSGRDRYPEDNLDDTECPVCFCTYDNVFKTPKLLTCGHTFCLECLARINVSSAEIKTLPCPVCREVTEIRHGRDLPQLGNNEDIFRKLPPQMQKAQSVRFERSKGKLVLKKPPPGSSPSKNVLSFPGFNKRQGQVQQGQNLPARVREDGLGVVTIIDVGRPPNRVRGRLGRAFHSNHCYYTVVAAIIVVTVILLIVGILTFVIMPNLSFHEAPAKPQGNQSNHSDG, from the coding sequence ATGACTGACAACAGCGAGAGGAGTGGGGAAAGAGCGCAGAATCTTAAATCCAACGTTAAACCACAGTATGACCAGAATGCCAAGAACCAGCAGTTGACACAGGAGAAGCAAGAGAAAAACCACAAGCCCCTCCGCAGGAGCCGCAGCAGTGATTCGGAACGGCGAGGTAGACGGAGGGAACGAGGGGGAAAACGGGAGCGAGGCCGAAGCGAAGAGGGACGTCATCGTCACAGGAACAGTAATGGCAGTGGTAGGGACAGATATCCCGAGGACAACCTGGATGATACGGAGTGTCCAGTTTGTTTCTGTACTTATGACAATGTTTTCAAAACCCCCAAGCTGCTGACCTGTGGCCACACCTTTTGTCTGGAGTGCCTGGCACGCATAAACGTCTCTTCAGCAGAAATCAAGACCTTGCCCTGCCCTGTGTGCCGGGAAGTGACAGAAATTCGGCACGGCCGAGACTTGCCACAGCTCGGCAACAATGAGGACATTTTCCGCAAGCTGCCCCCTCAGATGCAGAAGGCCCAGTCTGTACGTTTTGAGCGCAGTAAAGGTAAACTTGTCCTGAAAAAGCCTCCTCCGGGAAGCAGTCCCTCCAAGAATGTTTTGTCCTTTCCAGGGTTTAACAAGCGGCAAGGACAAGTGCAGCAAGGCCAAAATTTGCCCGCAAGGGTCAGGGAAGATGGTCTTGGTGTGGTCACCATAATAGACGTGGGTAGACCTCCAAACCGCGTCAGAGGACGTTTGGGACGGGCCTTCCATTCCAACCACTGCTACTACACTGTGGTGGCTGCCATCATTGTCGTCACTGTGATTCTATTGATAGTGGGCATTTTGACTTTTGTGATTATGCCAAATCTGTCCTTTCATGAAGCACCAGCAAAACCACAAGGAAACCAAAGCAACCACAGTGACGGGTGA
- the dhx16 gene encoding pre-mRNA-splicing factor ATP-dependent RNA helicase DHX16 has product MANLEQWVSDQLHDILGLSDRYVAQFMIGLVQKSSGPQDFVVRLQQTGTIDIDQRVTAFAQELYNKVPKKQVVEKPARAIERQAIEMDRKNRTYTLLEDSDSDGEAVKTKEKKNKDKERGKKRKHLRQKRDESPSSSEEDRQKSTKETSQASKKAVKEEEEEEWEKEERERLQDLEERDAFAERVKQRDKEKTRHILERNDKKAYEEAQKRLKMAEEDQKKMLPELRKQSRWEYLAKREQEKLEDLEAEIVDEEYLFSGDSLTENEKKDLEYKKQIRDLARDYKKAGAKEKEERKNRYYMPEEIRNKSIPQRDMELEFEEGPREGGGEQGRWEEARVATATLRFGAREERERRIQEEKERYQLVLEEEEMINFVSTAITMKGTLSEKEHEPELSQAEKQKQSIQEVRRSLPVFPYREDLLSAIRDHQILVIEGETGSGKTTQIPQYLFENGYTNGGMKIGCTQPRRVAAMSVSARVAQEMAVKLGNEVGYSIRFEDCTSERTVLKYMTDGMLLREFLTEPDLASYSVVIIDEAHERTLHTDILFGLIKDIARFRPDLKVLIASATLDTERFSCFFDDAPVFRIPGRRFPVDIYYTKAPEADYLDACVVSVLQIHVTQPPGDILVFLTGQEEIEACCELLQERCRRLGSKISELIVLPIYANLPSDMQAKIFNPTPPGARKVVVATNIAETSLTIDGIIYVIDPGFCKQKSYNARTGMESLIVTPCSRASANQRAGRAGRVAAGKCFRLYTAWAFKHEMEETTVPEIQRTNLGNVVLLLKSLGINDLIHFDFMDPPPHETLVLALEQLYALGALNHLGELTKLGRRMAELPVDPMLSKMILASEQYKCSEEVLTIAAMLSVNNSIFYRPKDKVVHADNARMNFVVPGGDHLVLLNVYTQWVESGYSTQWCFENFIQFRSMKRARDVREQLEGLMDRIEVEVCSANGDNVAIRKAITAGYFYHTARLSKGGYKTVKHQQTVYVHPNSSLFEEQPRWLIYHELVFTTKEFMRQVIEIDSSWLLEVAPHYYKSKELEDSSSKKMPRKQGKAREELG; this is encoded by the exons ATGGCCAACCTCGAGCAGTGGGTGAGCGACCAGCTCCATGACATTTTGGGCCTGAGTGACCGGTATGTGGCCCAGTTCATGATTGGCCTCGTTCAGAAATCCTCAGGTCCACAGGATTTTGTGGTTCGCCTGCAACAGACTGGCACCATTGACATTGACCAGAGAGTCACTGCATTTGCTCAAGAACTCTACAACAAG GTCCCAAAGAAACAGGTTGTTGAGAAGCCTGCCAGAGCAATAGAGAGACAGGCCATAGAGATGGATAGGAAGAACCGAACTTACACTCTTCTGGAGGACAGTGACAGTGACGGTGAGGCCGTCAAAAcgaaagagaagaaaaacaaggaCAAGGAAAGAGGGAAGAAGAGAAAGCACCTTAGACAAAAAAGAGATGAAAGTCCATCATCAAGTGAGGAGGACAGACAAAAGAG TACCAAGGAAACTTCACAAGCTTCAAAGAAAGCAgtgaaagaggaggaagaggaagagtgggagaaagaggagagagagagactgcaggACCTGGAAGAGAGAGATGCCTTTGCAGAACGAGTGAAGCAGAGGGACAAAGAAAAAACTAGGCACATACTTGAAAGGAACGACAAAAAG GCTTATGAAGAGGCTCAGAAGAGACTGAAGATGGCTGAAGAAGATCAAAAGAAGATG CTGCCCGAGCTACGGAAACAGTCACGATGGGAGTACCTGGCCAAGCGTGAGCAGGAGAAGCTGGAAGACCTGGAGGCTGAGATCGTGGATGAGGAGTATCTGTTCTCCGGTGATAGCCTTACGGAGAATGAAAAGAAAGACCTGGAATACAAGAAACAGATCCGAGACCTGGCTCGAGATTACAAGAAAGCTGGAGCaaaggagaaagaggagaggaaaaatcGCTACTACATGCCTGAAGAGATCAGAAATAAA TCTATCCCACAGAGGGATATGGAGCTGGAATTTGAAGAGGGACCCAGGGAAGGGGGTGGGGAGCAGGGCCGCTGGGAGGAGGCTCGGGTCGCTACTGCCACTTTGAGGTTTGGagccagagaggagagagagcgacGGATacaagaagagaaagagaggtaccAGCTAGTGCTAGAGGAGGAAGAGATGATTAACTTCGTAAGCACTGCCATCACCATGAAGGGAACACTATCTGAGAAG GAGCATGAACCGGAACTCTCTCAAGCAGAGAAACAGAAGCAGTCAATCCAGGAAGTGAGGCGCAGTTTACCAGTGTTTCCCTACAGAGAAGACCTACTTTCTGCCATCAGAGACCACCAGATCCTCGTTATTGAGGGTGAGACTGGTTCGGGAAAGACCACCCAGATCCCACAGTACCTTTTTGAGAAT GGTTATACCAACGGGGGGATGAAGATCGGGTGCACTCAGCCTCGCAGAGTAGCTGCTATGTCTGTATCAGCCAGAGTGGCGCAAGAAATGGCAGTTAAGCTTGGAAATGAG GTGGGCTACAGCATTCGATTTGAGGACTGCACATCTGAGCGCACTGTGCTGAAGTACATGACTGATGGTATGCTGTTAAGAGAGTTCCTCACTGAACCCGACCTTGCAAGCTACAG TGTTGTCATTATCGACGAGGCTCACGAGAGGACTCTGCACACAGACATATTGTTTGGGTTGATTAAAGACATAGCGAGGTTCCGGCCAGACTTGAAGGTGCTGATAGCCAGTGCTACTCTGGACACGGAACGTTTCTCCTGCTTCTTCGATGATGCTCCTGTGTTCAGGATTCCAGGCCGCAGGTTTCCTGTTGATATCTACTACACCAAG GCTCCAGAGGCGGATTATCTTGATGCCTGTGTGGTATCTGTGCTGCAGATCCATGTCACGCAACCTCCAGGGGACATTCTTGTTTTCCTTACAGGACAG GAAGAGATTGAGGCATGCTGTGAGCTTTTGCAAGAGAGGTGTAGACGGCTCGGCTCAAAGATCTCTGAGCTTATCGTACTCCCCATCTACGCCAACTTGCCCTCAGACATGCAGGCCAAGATTTTTAACCCCACACCTCCTGGAGCTCGTAAG GTTGTGGTGGCCACAAACATCGCAGAAACCTCTCTCACTATTGATGGTATCATCTATGTGATTGATCCGGGCTTCTGCAAACAGAAGAGTTACAATGCTCGAACAGGAATGGAGTCTTTAATAGTTACACCATGTTCACgg gcttcagccaatcagagggcAGGCAGAGCTGGCCGAGTAGCTGCTGGGAAATGTTTTAGGCTTTACACAGCTTGGGCTTTCAAACACGAAATGGAGGAAACCACTGTACCTGAGATCCAAAGAACCAACTTGGGAAATGTAGTCTTGCTTCTAAAGAGTCTgg GCATAAATGACCTTATCCATTTTGACTTCATGGACCCTCCTCCACATGAAACCCTGGTGCTGGCTCTGGAACAGCTGTATGCCCTAGGTGCACTTAACCATCTTGGAGAACTGACTAAG TTGGGGAGGAGGATGGCTGAGCTGCCTGTGGACCCCATGCTGAGTAAAATGATCTTGGCCTCTGAGCA ATATAAGTGCTCTGAGGAAGTGCTGACAATCGCTGCTATGCTCTCAGTCAACAATTCTATTTTCTACCGGCCCAAAGACAAAGTGGTGCATGCAGACAATGCCCGGATGAACTTTGTTGTGCCAGGAGGTGATCATCTGGTTCTCCTAAATGTATATACACAG tgggTGGAGAGTGGCTATTCCACTCAGTGGTGTTTTGAGAACTTCATTCAGTTCCGATCAATGAAGCGGGCGCGAGATGTGAGGGAGCAGCTGGAGGGTCTCATGGATCGAATTGAGGTGGAAGTGTGCAGCGCTAATGGTGACAATGTTGCCATCCGCAAG GCGATCACTGCGGGTTATTTCTACCACACAGCTCGCCTCAGTAAAGGAGGCTATAAGACAGTGAAACATCAGCAGACAGTGTATGTGCACCCCAACAGCTCCCTGTTTGAGGAACAGCCCCGCTGGCTTATCTACCACGAGCTTGTTTTCACCACCAAAGAGTTTATGAGACAG GTGATAGAGATAGACAGCAGCTGGCTGCTGGAGGTGGCTCCTCACTACTATAAGAGTAAAGAGCTGGAGGATAGCAGCAGTAAGAAAATGCCTCGTAAACAGGGCAAAGCTCGAGAAGAACTGGGATGA
- the ppt2a.2 gene encoding lysosomal thioesterase PPT2-A-like has protein sequence MILYYLHCLVFFICFVLFEATTGYRPVIIVHGLFDGPKQFSKLLNFINQTHPGTNITTVDLYDNMASLKPLWNQVAGFRNAIEPIMERAPDGVHLICFSQGGLVCRGVLATLPKHNVHSLILLSSPLAGQYGDTTYLKYVFPKYVKSRVYRFCYNAWGQKISLCNFWKDPHQEVRYLKSKTYLAVLNGESKHPNLSEWRDHFLGIKTLVLIGGPDDGVITPWQSSLFGFYDSNETVVEMKEQDWYLNDVFGLKTLDARGDLVQCVRSGVHHTSWHLNFTVYQDCIEKWLT, from the exons ATGATACTTTATTACCTGCACTGTCtagttttctttatttgttttgtacttttTGAAGCTACCACTGGTTATCGGCCAGTCATTATTGTTCATGGACTGTTTGATGGACCCAAACAGTTCTCCAAGCTATTGAATTTTATCAATCAG ACCCACCCCGGTACCAACATTACCACAGTGGACTTGTATGACAACATGGCCAGCCTGAAACCGCTGTGGAACCAGGTTGCTGGCTTTAGAAATGCAATAGAGCCAATCATGGAGCGAGCCCCAGATGGTGTTCACCTCATTTGCTTCTCACAGG GTGGTTTAGTGTGCAGAGGTGTTCTTGCCACGCTTCCCAAACACAATGTCCATTCGCTGATCCTTCTCTCTTCACCACTAGCTGGTCAATATGGAG ataCAACATATTTGAAGTATGTCTTCCCAAAATATGTGAAGTCAAGGGTATATCGTTTTTGCTATAACGCCTGGGGTCAAAAAATCTCACTTTGCAACTTCTGGAAAG ATCCACACCAGGAAGTGAGATACTTGAAAAGCAAAACTTATCTTGCCGTTTTGAATGGTGAGAGCAAGCATCCTAATTTATCAG AATGGCGAGATCATTTCTTGGGCATTAAGACGTTGGTGCTGATTGGAGGGCCAGATGATGGGGTCATTACACCCTGGCAGTCAAG CTTGTTTGGATTTTATGACAGTAATGAAACTGTGGTGGAAATGAAAGAACAGGAC TGGTATCTAAATGATGTGTTTGGCCTGAAAACACTGGACGCCAGAGGAGACCTGGTCCAATGTGTGCGTTCTGGTGTCCATCACACCTCCTGGCACTTAAACTTCACTGTGTACCAAGACTGCATAGAGAAGTGGCTGACATAA
- the si:ch73-95l15.5 gene encoding golgin subfamily A member 5 isoform X1, protein MTSAEQVARAGGRTAEELLVPGRDFNGSSSLEPQGSPSRMTSRRKVEGCRICGRDLKGNQRRWLFGGQNKNGSLSLTPTQSSSRGAADALPSSRSSQSSPWGSTLSLGSSNKSHTLSIPNKGTDLLSVLTHILGQSVERGDGLEEFICSKCVFVLERVFKFDTVIVRVKVLSKERIQKLTQERDNLRRWVRNAYGQRQPSIFRRRGSSSEDDVDLGGSGRAYKEMLRDNMALSAYECWSEKSDSCPYFKRTGKRCKRGKNCEGCDSLRVSDSDYESVCGIPRHLPEQALSPFGLSRDKSQSMPLHWSRVPSVSSSPASLAGSCHSLRAHSSRTASAQSLDSLDGPDPFDWPEEQQVNLDSILQELKGIEGKPVHSPSGSRIPVLGKTKGLNGGITEGSAKVGLVRVLNFGDQEENEVDGESKDVLTELRDEFLPLHREVTTGRVHLMVRLLQEQLDQAQTRIRTLEAEIQNGTQSNSSEASQSLPSLPVDPEGSSEHQSRLIHHLSSSLQSREKVIQACVTLIRKLCVELGAGLEEADKLISKVTVFVTKAHSEHEDVLEGELSELRERQHGLQNELEALRQAGSQKDRDLITLNTVLQCNQDVINHLREELAEKARSLQDAEKERVMWKERDFALGAVLQEKETLISRLQEALKSSHKDVQALSDSLIGRGLPGGGAEAALASQLQEKEALLAVCLKDQEQHAATMEQEVSKLSTALKDVEALVQDQRQSHKQAITEVTDQLRETRRELREMIKEKRQAEQAWRAENAKRDIDEGRLKDSLQKRDKLIEQVLLDAEKRDVVLTELQQNISTKLEPKDALKHTL, encoded by the exons ATGACGTCAGCAGAGCAGGTAGCGCGAGCGGGAGGTCGGACGGCAGAAGAGCTCCTGGTTCCTGGACGAGATTTCAACGGCTCCTCTTCTTTAGA GCCCCAAGGGTCTCCTAGCAGGATGACCAGTAGAAGAAAAGTTGAAGGCTGTCGCATCTGTGGACGTGACCTGAAGGGTAACCAACGTCGATGGCTCTTTGGGGGTCAGAATAAAAATGGCAGCCTATCGCTAACACCAACACAGTCCTCCTCCAGAGGGGCTGCTGACGCACTGCCTTCATCCAGGTCTTCCCAGAGCAGCCCATGGG GCAGCACTTTATCTCTTGGCTCTTCTAACAAATCTCATACCCTGTCTATCCCTAACAAAGGAACTGATCTGCTCTCTGTGTTGACACACATATTAGGGCAGTCTGTAGAAAGGGGGGATGGATTGGAAGAGTTCATATGTagcaaatgtgtgtttgtgctagAGCGAGTGTTTAAATTTGACACGGTAATTGTCAGAGTCAAAGTCTTGTCGAAAGAGAGGATTCAGAAACTGACTCAGGAAAGGGACAACTTGAGACGGTGGGTCAGAAATGCTTATGGACAGCGACAGCCTTCAATCTTCAGGAGAAGAGGAAGCTCCAGTGAAGATGACGTGGACCTGGGAGGCTCAGGGAGAGCTTACAAAGAGATGCTGAGGGACAACATGGCGCTTTCTGCATACGAGTGCTGGTCTGAGAAATCAGACTCGTGTCCTTACTTCAAAAGAACAGGTAAAAGATGCAAAAGAGGGAAAAACTGTGAGGGCTGTGATTCCTTAAGGGTATCAGATTCAGATTATGAATCGGTATGTGGAATTCCTCGTCACTTGCCCGAGCAAGCCCTCTCTCCTTTTGGTCTGTCAAGGGACAAGTCACAGAGTATGCCTCTCCATTGGTCTAGAGTTCCGTCAGTCAGCTCCAGTCCTGCTTCTTTAGCCGGGTCCTGCCATTCATTACGAGCACATTCATCCCGCACGGCCTCAGCACAATCCCTGGACTCTTTGGATGGTCCTGATCCTTTTGATTGGCCAGAGGAGCAGCAAGTGAACTTGGACTCCATTCTCCAAGAGCTGAAGGGTATAGAAGGAAAACCAGTCCATTCTCCTTCAGGGAGTCGCATCCCAGTATTGGGCAAAACAAAGGGACTGAATGGTGGCATCACAGAGGGCTCGGCTAAGGTCGGATTAGTGCGGGTGCTGAATTTTGGTGACCAGGAGGAGAATGAAGTGGATGGAGAGAGCAAGGATGTGCTGACTGAGCTGAGGGATGAGTTTCTGCCACTGCACAGAgag GTCACTACAGGCAGAGTGCACCTTATGGTCAGGCTGTTACAGGAGCAGTTGGATCAAGCACAGACTCGCATCAGGACTCTAGAGGCAGAGATTCAAAATGGCACCCAATCAAACTCCAGCGAAGCCAGTCAATCACTCCCTTCACTACCAGTG GATCCAGAAGGCAGCTCAGAACATCAGAGCAGACTGATTCACCATCTCAGCAGTTCATTGCAAAGCAGAGAGAAAGTCATTCAG GCATGCGTCACTTTGATCAGAAAACTGTGTGTGGAGCTGGGCGCAGGGTTAGAAGAGGCTGATAAGCTCATCAGCAaagtgactgtgtttgtgactAAAGCACACTCAGAACACGAG GATGTTCTGGAGGGTGAACTGTCTGAGCTCAGAGAGAGACAACATGGGCTGCAGAACGAGCTGGAGGCTCTACGACAGGCTGGCagtcagaaagacagagacCTAATCACTTTGAACACTGTGCTCCAGTGTAACCAGGATGTCATTAAT CATTTACGAGAGGAATTGGCTGAGAAGGCACGATCACTCCaagatgcagagaaagagagggtgaTGTGGAAAGAACGGGACTTTGCGTTAGGAGCAGTTCTACAGGAAAAAGAGACTCTAATCTCTCGTCTACAGGAGGCTCTAAAGAGCTCCCACAAAGATGTTCAG GCCCTCTCAGACTCACTCATTGGTCGAGGATTGCCAGGAGGCGGAGCTGAGGCTGCTTTGGCCAGTCAGTTGCAGGAGAAGGAGGCCCTTCTTGCCGTCTGCCTCAAAGACCAGGAACAACATGCTGCCACCATGGAACAGGAGGTTTCTAAACTTTCGACAGCTTTAAAGGATGTAGAGGCTTTGGTACAG gATCAAAGGCAGAGTCACAAACAAGCCATCACTGAGGTGACAGATCAGCTGAGAGAGACACGCAGGGAGCTGCGGGAGATGATCAAAGAGAAAAGGCAAGCCGAACAAGCCTGGCGTGCTGAAAATGCGAAGAGAGATATAGACGAGGGAAGACTAAAGGACAGTTTGCAGAAAAGGGACAAGCTCATTGAG CAAGTTCTCTTGGATGCTGAGAAGCGGGATGTCGTGCTAACAGAGCTACAGCAGAACATTTCCACTAAACTTGAACCCAAGGATGCACTCaaacacactttataa
- the si:ch73-95l15.5 gene encoding golgin subfamily A member 5 isoform X2 — translation MTSRRKVEGCRICGRDLKGNQRRWLFGGQNKNGSLSLTPTQSSSRGAADALPSSRSSQSSPWGSTLSLGSSNKSHTLSIPNKGTDLLSVLTHILGQSVERGDGLEEFICSKCVFVLERVFKFDTVIVRVKVLSKERIQKLTQERDNLRRWVRNAYGQRQPSIFRRRGSSSEDDVDLGGSGRAYKEMLRDNMALSAYECWSEKSDSCPYFKRTGKRCKRGKNCEGCDSLRVSDSDYESVCGIPRHLPEQALSPFGLSRDKSQSMPLHWSRVPSVSSSPASLAGSCHSLRAHSSRTASAQSLDSLDGPDPFDWPEEQQVNLDSILQELKGIEGKPVHSPSGSRIPVLGKTKGLNGGITEGSAKVGLVRVLNFGDQEENEVDGESKDVLTELRDEFLPLHREVTTGRVHLMVRLLQEQLDQAQTRIRTLEAEIQNGTQSNSSEASQSLPSLPVDPEGSSEHQSRLIHHLSSSLQSREKVIQACVTLIRKLCVELGAGLEEADKLISKVTVFVTKAHSEHEDVLEGELSELRERQHGLQNELEALRQAGSQKDRDLITLNTVLQCNQDVINHLREELAEKARSLQDAEKERVMWKERDFALGAVLQEKETLISRLQEALKSSHKDVQALSDSLIGRGLPGGGAEAALASQLQEKEALLAVCLKDQEQHAATMEQEVSKLSTALKDVEALVQDQRQSHKQAITEVTDQLRETRRELREMIKEKRQAEQAWRAENAKRDIDEGRLKDSLQKRDKLIEQVLLDAEKRDVVLTELQQNISTKLEPKDALKHTL, via the exons ATGACCAGTAGAAGAAAAGTTGAAGGCTGTCGCATCTGTGGACGTGACCTGAAGGGTAACCAACGTCGATGGCTCTTTGGGGGTCAGAATAAAAATGGCAGCCTATCGCTAACACCAACACAGTCCTCCTCCAGAGGGGCTGCTGACGCACTGCCTTCATCCAGGTCTTCCCAGAGCAGCCCATGGG GCAGCACTTTATCTCTTGGCTCTTCTAACAAATCTCATACCCTGTCTATCCCTAACAAAGGAACTGATCTGCTCTCTGTGTTGACACACATATTAGGGCAGTCTGTAGAAAGGGGGGATGGATTGGAAGAGTTCATATGTagcaaatgtgtgtttgtgctagAGCGAGTGTTTAAATTTGACACGGTAATTGTCAGAGTCAAAGTCTTGTCGAAAGAGAGGATTCAGAAACTGACTCAGGAAAGGGACAACTTGAGACGGTGGGTCAGAAATGCTTATGGACAGCGACAGCCTTCAATCTTCAGGAGAAGAGGAAGCTCCAGTGAAGATGACGTGGACCTGGGAGGCTCAGGGAGAGCTTACAAAGAGATGCTGAGGGACAACATGGCGCTTTCTGCATACGAGTGCTGGTCTGAGAAATCAGACTCGTGTCCTTACTTCAAAAGAACAGGTAAAAGATGCAAAAGAGGGAAAAACTGTGAGGGCTGTGATTCCTTAAGGGTATCAGATTCAGATTATGAATCGGTATGTGGAATTCCTCGTCACTTGCCCGAGCAAGCCCTCTCTCCTTTTGGTCTGTCAAGGGACAAGTCACAGAGTATGCCTCTCCATTGGTCTAGAGTTCCGTCAGTCAGCTCCAGTCCTGCTTCTTTAGCCGGGTCCTGCCATTCATTACGAGCACATTCATCCCGCACGGCCTCAGCACAATCCCTGGACTCTTTGGATGGTCCTGATCCTTTTGATTGGCCAGAGGAGCAGCAAGTGAACTTGGACTCCATTCTCCAAGAGCTGAAGGGTATAGAAGGAAAACCAGTCCATTCTCCTTCAGGGAGTCGCATCCCAGTATTGGGCAAAACAAAGGGACTGAATGGTGGCATCACAGAGGGCTCGGCTAAGGTCGGATTAGTGCGGGTGCTGAATTTTGGTGACCAGGAGGAGAATGAAGTGGATGGAGAGAGCAAGGATGTGCTGACTGAGCTGAGGGATGAGTTTCTGCCACTGCACAGAgag GTCACTACAGGCAGAGTGCACCTTATGGTCAGGCTGTTACAGGAGCAGTTGGATCAAGCACAGACTCGCATCAGGACTCTAGAGGCAGAGATTCAAAATGGCACCCAATCAAACTCCAGCGAAGCCAGTCAATCACTCCCTTCACTACCAGTG GATCCAGAAGGCAGCTCAGAACATCAGAGCAGACTGATTCACCATCTCAGCAGTTCATTGCAAAGCAGAGAGAAAGTCATTCAG GCATGCGTCACTTTGATCAGAAAACTGTGTGTGGAGCTGGGCGCAGGGTTAGAAGAGGCTGATAAGCTCATCAGCAaagtgactgtgtttgtgactAAAGCACACTCAGAACACGAG GATGTTCTGGAGGGTGAACTGTCTGAGCTCAGAGAGAGACAACATGGGCTGCAGAACGAGCTGGAGGCTCTACGACAGGCTGGCagtcagaaagacagagacCTAATCACTTTGAACACTGTGCTCCAGTGTAACCAGGATGTCATTAAT CATTTACGAGAGGAATTGGCTGAGAAGGCACGATCACTCCaagatgcagagaaagagagggtgaTGTGGAAAGAACGGGACTTTGCGTTAGGAGCAGTTCTACAGGAAAAAGAGACTCTAATCTCTCGTCTACAGGAGGCTCTAAAGAGCTCCCACAAAGATGTTCAG GCCCTCTCAGACTCACTCATTGGTCGAGGATTGCCAGGAGGCGGAGCTGAGGCTGCTTTGGCCAGTCAGTTGCAGGAGAAGGAGGCCCTTCTTGCCGTCTGCCTCAAAGACCAGGAACAACATGCTGCCACCATGGAACAGGAGGTTTCTAAACTTTCGACAGCTTTAAAGGATGTAGAGGCTTTGGTACAG gATCAAAGGCAGAGTCACAAACAAGCCATCACTGAGGTGACAGATCAGCTGAGAGAGACACGCAGGGAGCTGCGGGAGATGATCAAAGAGAAAAGGCAAGCCGAACAAGCCTGGCGTGCTGAAAATGCGAAGAGAGATATAGACGAGGGAAGACTAAAGGACAGTTTGCAGAAAAGGGACAAGCTCATTGAG CAAGTTCTCTTGGATGCTGAGAAGCGGGATGTCGTGCTAACAGAGCTACAGCAGAACATTTCCACTAAACTTGAACCCAAGGATGCACTCaaacacactttataa